Genomic window (Jeotgalibaca ciconiae):
TTATGGATGAACCCACAACAGGTTTAGATCCTTTGATGCGTGATGTTTTTATTGACCTTTTAAAAGAAGAAAAAGAAAAAGGAAAGACTATTTTTATGTCGAGCCATATTTTCCAAGAGGTTGAAGAAGTTTGTGATCGTGTCGCGGTCATTCAAGAGGGCAAGATAATAGAAGTCGTTAACATGAAAAATATTCGCTACAACAAAAATAAAGAATATCGAATGGAATTTAAAACCGAAGAAGACTTTAAACGATTTATTGGTTTGGGGTATCAAATCAGTAAAGTAAAAGCAGAGGATTTACAAATCTTTGTTCAAATTCATGATGAACATATTAATGAATTAATTCAAACTTTAAAAGATTTTGATTTAGTTTATTTCAAAGAAATTAAAGTTCATTTTGAAGATTATATTACTGAAGTATTCAAGGAGGAAAAATAAATGATATCAAAACCAATATTTAAACAAAGTCTACAATCGAACTGGAAGCTATGGTTGATCATAACAATTGTTGCGTCAATGATCATCTCTGGTTTCATAATAAGCTATGATGCGGCAGGTTACGCTTCAATTGCGGAAGCTGCTGAAGGGACAGCTTTTTCTAATATCTTATCCACTCTAACGAGTCTATTAGGGAGTTTAGAAAACTTTTATAAATTGATTGCTGTCATTCTTGGGATTGTTTATGTAGTATTTACCGCAAATAATCTTGTGGTTAATGAGGTAGATTCAGGATCTATGGCTTACACTTTGTCAACACCTATTAAACGTTCAAGTGTTATTTTTACAAAATCACTTTACTTAATCCTTTCTGTTGTATTAATGTATACCGTCATTTCACTAGCAGGGTTGACCGCTTCGCAATTGAATTATAACAATGTGACGGGTTATGCGATAAATGAGGATGTTGAAGCAGCAGCTAAAATGTTGAACCACGATGAAGATTATTGATCCGAGCGACTTTATCTAATTCAAGAAGATGAAGATGTTATGCGTGAAGCCGCTATTGCACGAGATATGGATACTGAAGCTTATGCGATTTATTTAGAAGATGTCATTCGTGAGCGTTCTTTTGAAGAAGCGGCAGAAATTATTACAGACGAGCGTTACGACATTTATGATGATGACGATGATATGGAAGATGAAGATATCGAAATTACGATGGAAGAATTAATGGAAGATCCAGGAATGATTCTAGATAGTAACGATGCCCTAGCTGCTGGTGCGCGTGTTTACGGTCTTTCAACAAATGATTATCGTAAAATTGTTCTAGATGAAATGAATGACCTTGAGAGTTCAGAAGAAGTCGAAGAAGAAGCAGCAGAAGAAGAGCAAGAACCACAACCAACTGCTTCACAAGAAGCGACAACACCTCAAAGACAGCTAACTGAAGACAATGCGGAGCTTCTGCTTCAAACAGTCATCGACTCATCCGCAACAGCTTTAAACTTAAGTAGTGATCAAGTAAGTGAAAACTTAACATTACTTAAAGATGCGGAAGCCTTAGTCTTATCTACACAAACAACCGGATTAAATGAAGAACAAATTACATCAATGGCCAATCATGCGATGGTGTCTTCCGCTAGATCGGTTGATAAAGCTTTAGAATTTGATGTTGAAACGTATCTATGGTTAAGTCTGGGGCTACTATTATTAATTCTTGCAATGAGTTCAATAGCGTTCTTCGCATCAACATTGTTTAACCGTACAGGAATGGCGTTAGCAATCGGAGGCGGTATACCTTTTGCATTCTTCCTAATTACCATGATTCAACAATTAATGGATAGTGCCGATGGTCTTGAATATATAACAATAACCACACTTTTTGACACAGATGCAATTCTTGCCGGTGGAGAATTTGGCTGGGGACTTGTTGCTTTAGGGATCATTGCTTTAGTTTTATATACTCTATCTCATATTATCTTTACGAAAAAGGATTTGCCTCTTTAATCATTATTTATTCTAACAAGACAGTTTGTGTATAAGAACTCAAGCGTATAATGAGGAGGTGAATGCTATAAAATAGACATTCGAATAGAATTATAGAAGATAGTACAAGAAGAATATTACAAATAAAATAATTTTTTCACATTTTAAGGCGTTTTATTTGTATATATTCTAAACAAGCGATACCATAATAATGGAACAAAATATAAGGAGGAAGATATATATGGCAAGTCAAGAAGTCAAGGATTATTTGAATACAGTGGTGGCTACTCAAGGACAATTCTATATTCGCCTGCATCAGTTTCATTGGTATGTAAAAGGATCTCATTTTTTTACACTTCATGAAAAATTTGAAGAGTTATATGATGAGACAACAGAAAACCTAGATAAGGTTGCAGAACGATTACTAGCAATTGGTGGCGAACCATATGCAACACTTCAAGAATTCATTGACCACTCAGTCATTGAGGAAAAAGTCGAAGACAAAAACCTTTCACAAGATGAAATGGTTGAAGCAGTTGTAGTAGATTTAGAAATCATTACCAATTCTCTACAAGAGGGTGTTGAATTAACTGAAGAGCACGGAGACTCCCCTTCAAATGACATGTTAATTGCCATGAAAGAAGGCGTGGACAAACATATTTGGATGCTGAAAGGTTACTTAGGCAAACCAGTGGACGCATAATCACCATATAAAAATAAAATAGTTGAACAAGAAAGCACTAAGAGTCTTTAAATATTTTTAGTGCTTTTTTGAAGTGAAGCTTATAAATTGACACTTTAGAAGCAGAGATGTAGAACACATTTGAAACTACACATGTAGACGAAAAGAATAAGAAAGAAGGAATATTGATGAATAAATATGCACGTTTCGGACTTATGATTTTGACTTCTACGGTTATTATGTATTTTATGATGTTTGTGAATGTTAATGAGTATGACCATGTTCAAATAAGTCAAACGCGTATTTACATGGCAGTAATGATGGGTGCGATTATGGCGATTATTATGATGGGCTTTATGTGGAAAATGTATGACAACAAAAAATTAAATACAGTGATATTAGTTCTTTCAGTAGTTCTTGCAATCGGGTCTTTTGGTTTTATTCAAACACAAGCTGGAGTAGATGATACAGCATGGATGAAAGCAATGATTCCCCACCATTCAACTGCTATTTTGACGAGTGAAAATGCTAATCTATCAGATCCTCGTGTACAACAATTAAGCGAAGAAATTATTCAAGCACAAGAAGAAGAAATTGCTGAAATGGAGCGTTTGATTAAAGAACTAGAAGAAAACAATGAAGAATAATTTTTTTCATATAGTAACCGTTTAGAAGATATAAAGAGGTCTCTACTATTAACGTAATCAACTTACTTTCTATTTTTTTTAAAAAATATAAATTCATAACTCAATAAATTAATAACAAGTTATAATGGTAAGCAAAAGGATGTTACTAACTGTAAAAGCGATAAAGGAGGGATTTTTTATTTTACTCTTACTCATTGTGATCGGTCTTGTATTATTCCTTTATTTTCAAAGAAACCAAACAAATATTAACTCTCAAAGAAAAATACATGACGCAATAGATATACTCGATGAACGTTATGCCAGAGGCGAAATCGACGAAGAAGAATACACTCAAAGGAAAAAGATACTGAGGGGTGATTAAATGCATCGCTATTGGATGAATGACTTTTATGATTTTATGGATCCAAACTCACCAATGGGCGGGTGGGGTGGATGGTTTATCGTTTATGATTTGGTAAAACTCCTGATTATCATTGCTGCTATCATTATAATCGTGCGTTTATTGACAAATAGTTTTCATAAAACAGACCAAGGAAAGCATAATAAAGCTATTGACATTCTCAAGGAACGTTACGCTCGTGGAGAAATTGATGAAGAAGAATATCGAGAGAAAATGGAAAAATTAAATAAATAAAAATTTTACAGGAGGCAATAATAATGAATCTCGTTTATGAAAAAAGTACCAATAAAACTTTAGAGGAAGCGTTAAAAGCACTAGAAGAAAATTTGAAAGAAAACAATTTTGGTATTCTCTGGCAGTTGAACTTTAAAGACAAACTAAATGAAAAAAATTTAGAATTTCAAGATGATTTTGTCGTACTAGAAGTTTGCAATCCTGAACAAGCTCAGGAAGTTTTAAATAAAAATATTCATATTGGTTATGCTCTCCCTTGTAAAATGGTTGTCCGAACTGAAGGAGAACAGACTTATATCGGTATGGCTAGCCCGAATGTGTTAATCGGCTTATTTGACGAGCCGGAATTGAAAGAAGTGGCTCAAAAAGTAGAAGTAACTCTTAAAAAGGCTATTGAAGCTTCGGTTTAGATCACTTAAAGAAAGGAAGAGGGCAATGTTTTATGGGAAAAATCTGCAAGTAGTCCGAATGCTACACGGCCTTTCTCGTAAGGAACTCGGAGAAAGATTGAATGTATCCGAACAATCTATATGGCAGTTTGAAAAGCAAATGACGGAACCATCATTCGAAAACATTTTACAATTAGGAGAAATTTTACAAGTAAAAACAGCTTTTTTCTTTGAAAAGTTTCGTATCTCAAAGACTTTCTCTGAAAATAATGTAGCATACCGAAAAGCAGATGTTTCTTCTAGAAAAAAGACTAATAGTGAAGTAGTTTATTTAAATGTGGTTTCAGAAGTAATTGATTATTTAGAAAGTTTTTTAAATGTTCCGCCAAATACTTTGATAACTTTGAGAGAGAGAGTTGGAGAGTATTTGTTTGGGGAATTAACGAATGAAAAAATAGAGTTGATTTCTTCAGTTGCTCGAGATTTTTTAGATATTCAGCCACACAATACTAATCTTTTATTAGCATTAGAAAAATCAGGTATCCATGTTCTAGAAAAAAATGTTGGTGGGAAAGCAGATGCATATAGTGCATGGTCCACCAAAGAGGTTCCAGTGATTGTACTTGGAATTAAAAAATCAGCTGTAAGAAGAAATTTTGATTTAGCGCACGAATTGGGACACTTACTGCTACATCCACATATAGACTTTCTTACGTTAGAAAAAAATGAACGCCAACAAACGGAACGAGAAGCAGATTACTTTGCTTCATGTTTTCTTTTACCATCACAAATGGTAAGCAAAGATTTTAAAGAAATTAAAAAAATATCCAATCCAGAAAGCTACATTCCTTTAAAGTCAAAATACAATGTTTCTATTCAAGCTCTTGAAATGAGAGCTTATAAATTAGGGTTCTTGATACCCAAACAGCATAGTTATTTTTATCGCCAAATTTCTATAAAAGATTACAAAGTGGAAGAACCTTTAGATAGAGAAATTACCTTAAAGCGGCCAGGGAAGATTCGAAGTATTTTCCATTTGATTTTAAGTAATCAAATTACCAATCTGGGAAGCATTGAAGAACATTTTAAAATGGAAAGAAGATTAATAGAAGAGATGTTTTCAATCGAACCAGATTTCTTCATTCCTTATGAAAAACAAGAAGCCTTTACATCCTTTAATAATGTATTGAGACCGAAGTTTGGTGCAATATAGAGATTAGCAACGATTGACCGAGTTAAATAGAGACCACCTTATCGTAAGTTAAGGTGGTTTTTTCTACCTAAAAAATATGAAATCGAAATGATCTTCATTTGAAGGATTTTAGAATTGAGCTTATATCAATTCTAAACAGTTGCAAGGCCAACTTCAATTATGACTGCTGTATTTTGCATAAAAACAACAATTGAAAGCAAGAATCTGTTTTCAACTTGTGTTAGACTAAATATTGGTGACAGAAAAAAACAACGTTTCCGTACTACATGGCTTCTGTTTCAATGTTCTTTCTCCCTTGTGATTGTCTATTATTTTCTCTACCTTTTTTCGTCGCTTTTTTAGATTCCGTGTCCGTATTCTTGACAGAGCTCCAAAAAATTCATTATTATCTCTTAAATTTATATGTATAAATGTTACCATTATAGAATGTTTCAAAATAACCTAAAATTTTTTCTTCTCCATTTATTAGCACTTTAGTAATTGCTTTGGACTTTAAAAGTGCTCCTTCCTCTATTTGCAAAATACTTTTTTGTTCAATAGTGGGTAGCACTGCTTCCATTTCTAACTCACTGCCGATAATAGTATAATTCAATGACCTTAAATATTCATAAAAAGAACTATCCAAGGCGTCTAAGCTAAGAGTAGGTAAAACTTCTGCTGATACGTAACTATAATTTAAAGCGATAGGTATTTCATTTCCAGTTCTCAATCTAACAAAAAAATGAAGCATAGTGTCTTCTTTAATATTCATTTTTTGAGAAATCTCAGGTATTTCATTAGAATTAATCAATTTATAACTTAATAGCTGTGAACCTGGCTTAAGACCTATGGATTTCATATCTTCAGTAAAACTAGATTGTTCCTCCAAGGATTTAACAACGTGAGAGGAAGTCACAAAACTTCCTTTTCCCGAAATTCTCGTAATATGTTTCTTCTCTACAAGCTTGTTTAACGCTTTGTTTATTGTCATTCTGCTAAAACCAAATTTTTCTACTAACTGTTCTTCTGTTTCAATTTGATCTCCGACTTTTAATTCTCCACTATCAATCTTCTGAAGTAGATAGTTAACCACCTGACTGTATTTAGGTATTTTCCCCATAGAACGCATTTTCCTTTCTGTAATGATATATAGAACTTTAAAATATTTGTATATGGTTAATACATTTTTTTATATCTACATTTATTATAATGTATATACTTGATTTTAACAGTAAAAATCAACTAATACTTCTGTATTAATTAATTTTTATTAATTTAGCGATTATTTACACCATAAATAGTTCTTAAATTTTCTTATTTCTTTTTCTTTATTAGTTTTTACAACAAGCATTTAAGCTAATCTTAGAAACATTAAAAATTAATTTGTATATGGTTATTGCATTTTTTTTACTCTTGATGTATTACAATGTATATACATTGATAGGGAGGTATTCTTACAATGTTTTAAAATTGAAAGAGTAAGAGGATGTGGGAGGAGGATCAAAAATTGTGGATGTTCATTTGTAATATTTACTTTTAGAAATGAGAGGGCTTACTTACGATTTTGAATACAGTAATCACGAATTTGTCTTTTAGAGAACCAAATAATTCATTAGAAAAGAACAAATAGAATATCTATAGTAATAAAAAGTTATATAGCTACTAGTGAATTTTATTTTTTGAAATGAGAAAACAAAGTAAAGTATATACATTTAATTGAAGGTTAAACGTATATAAATGTATACAAGGAGTGAATACAATGAAAATGATTGATTACATATATGATCAACCTAATCGATTAAAAATGATATCAAATATGAAAGATGAATTTTGTAAGCCACTCGTTGAGTATTGCATTTCATTTGAGCCACCTGTGCGGAGAAATGAGCCAATTGTTGCGGAGTTTTGAGCCACCGAGTGCGAATAAAAAGGCCATCTAAATAATTTTATTCTAAAATAAGACTTTCTGTATAATATACCTCATGCCGTAGGCATAAAAATATTATATAGGAGGTCTATTTTTAATGATTCGATATCGAAAAATATTGGAAATGCATTTTAATGGCATATCCCAACGAACCATCAGTACCAGTCTTGGTAATTCTAGAAATACAGTTTCCAGCATCATCAAAAAAGCTGAAAGTTTGGGTCTTGTTGATTTGAGTGATACCCATACTGATCAATGGCTGGGAGGATTTCTGTTTCCCGAGAAGCAAGCTGTTGAAAAAGGCTACTTCCCACCAGATTGGGAGGATGTCCATAAAGAGCTTCAGAAGAAGAATGTGACGCTCAAGCTTCTTCATCTTGAGTATACTGATCGAGCGCGCAATGGTGGTAAAATCCCCTACGCATATCGAACATTCGCTGAGAAATACGGACATTATGCTAAAAAGTACAAAGCTACGATGCCCATCAGAAGAAAGCCAGGAGAGATTATGGAAGTGGACTGGGCTGGGAGTACCCTGGTCATCACCGACCGAGCAGCCGGAGAAAAACTTGAGGTGTATATCTTTGTGGCGACATTGCCGTATAGTCAATATAGCTATGTGGAAGCGTTCCTTGATATGAAGTCTTCGAGTTGGCTGACGGGACATATCCATGCCTTCGAACATTTTGAGGGGGTTCCAGAATCACTGGTGCCTGATAACTTAAAAACAGGCGTTATTAAAGCACGTGGAAGCGAGCCAATCATTAATGAGGCTTACCGTGAATTAGCCGATCACTATCGTACTGTAATCGTACCTAGTCGAGTAAAAAGACCGAAAGATAAGCCTAGCGTTGAAGGAACCGTAGGGTTCGTCTCTAGGCAGATTATTGCGGCTTTGAGAAATTATCAGTGTTTCGATATCCATGACTTAAACAAACAAATCCTTAGTAAATTAGATGCAATCAATAAAGAATCTTTTCAAAAGCGTCCGGGTTCGCGAGAAAGTGTGTTTAACGAAGAAGAGAAGTCCTACCTTCTGCCCCTTCGTCCCACACGTTTTAAGTTATCGGAATGGAGAATAGCCATCGTTCAACCGAACTACCATATCCAAATTGAACGCATGTATTATTCCGTTCCATATGAATATATCCAGAGCGAGGTTCATGTCCGCCTCTCCAAGGATTTAATTGAAGTATACTTTAACGATACCCGAATTGCATCTCACAAAAGATTGATGGGAATGGTCGGACAGTATGCAACGCTCCCGGAACATATGCCTGATAACCATCGGTTGTTCTTGGAACATACACCGGAAAGCAGCCGTGAATGGGCTGAAAAAATCGGTTCGAATATGCTTGAGATGGTCGAATTTCTATTGAAAAATAGCTCTGATAAAAAAGCGCTTAATCAGTTAATGAGTTTACGAAGCCTGACGCGCAAATACGCAATAGAAGAATTGGAACTTGCCGCTCAAAACATTTTGGTCGCTTCGTCTAATCCAACAGTGAGTGTGTTCAAGACCATACTTGTCCGAAACAAAAAAAGGTTGAAGGCAGAGGAAAGTGATACTTTGACATCTTTAAAAACAAATGAAGCATACGGCTTTGTACGCGGCGCAAACTACTTTGGAGGTAAAAAATAATGTTGAATGAAGAGACAGTTCGTAAATTAACCGAGATGAGAATGAGCGCAATGGCAGAGTCCTATAGTGATCAGATGACGAACACAGGTTACCAAGATATGGCATTTGAGGATCGTTTTAATCTACTCGTTGACCATGAATATTCACATCGTAAATCGAATACCCTACAAAGATTAATCAAACAAGCACATTTCAGTGAACCACTTGCAGCTATTGAGGACATCGAATATCATCCCGATCGTCATTTAGATAAAAATCTAATACTCGAATTAGCCACCGGCAATTATATACAGAAAAATCTCAACATCGTTCTTATGGGAGCCTCTGGTAACGGAAAAACATGGCTATCAAACGCCTTCGGTGTTCAAGCATGCCGTCAACACTACAAAGTTAAATATGTAAGGCTTCCCGAAATGATGGACGAATTTATCGTTGCTAAAAACGAAGCAGACGGAAGTTTCCGTAAACTTATTAACAAATATAAGAAAATCGAGCTTCTCATTATTGATGAGTGGCTTTTGACCACACTTCCTCAGGAACACGTTTATACATTATTTGAAATCATTGAAGCACGCTTGAAAAGAACTTCCACTATTTTCTGTTCGCAAACAGCACCAGAAGGATGGTATGAAAAATTAGGAGATGCACTTGTAGCTGATGCTATCTTAGATAGAATCGTTCATGATTCGTATAAAATTTTAATTGATGGAGAAGTCTCTATGCGCGAACGTCATGGATTGGGAGCATTCAGATGATTCCAATAGACGTAGGAAATCGAATTGCCCGCTACTATTTCCATAATTTTCTTTCCACTCAAATGATGAAAGATTTGGAAGGTATCCCTATTTCTTATTATTTAGGTGAGTAAGAGCCTTCGGCTTATGAGATTGTCCAAATCGAAATCATGTTTGTTAAGGATTCACTAGAACATTAATATGAAGACCACTAGCCGTACTTCGATGCTAGTGGTCTTCTATTACGCACTCTGTGGCTCTTCTCCCCGCATTTGATGGTTCATTTCTCCGCACAGGTGGCTTAATTCGGATGCAATATTCACTCGTAAGTCTAATCAAAGAACATCCTATAAAAAGGATATATTTAACAGGTTCGGGGACTAGTTATCATGCTGCACTTTTAATGAAAATGTATTTTGACAAATATACTGATTTTGAAACTTCGGTTTCTATACCTACTTTCTTCTCTCGCTATGAACGGATGAGTAAAAATTATAGTGAAGAAGAAACTCTGCTTATTGCAATATCTCAGTCAGGGACTTCTAGTTCTACCATTAATGCTATAAAAAAAGGAAACTTATGGGATATTCATACAGTAGCATTAACAGAAGATATGAACAGTTTAATTACTAAAGAGGCTAAATTATCTATTCATTTAAACTGTGGTAGAGAAGAGATCCCCATTGAGACGAGGGGATATACTGCTACAGTATTCACATCATTGTTGTGGGCTATTGAGATAGGCAAGCAGGTAGGAAATCTGTCGGAAGAGGAATACAAGGATATACAGACACATTTAGAAGAAGATATTAATAAAATGAATATCGCAATGGAAGAAATTGAAGAATGGTATGAAAAAAATAAATATGAACTAATTTCAATGGAAAAAGGAGCGATTGCAGGCTATGGCTACAACTATGTAACAGCACTGGAAGCATATTTGAAATTATATGAAACCTTTCATCGGCCCTTGTCAGCACATGAATTGGAAGAACTGTTGCATGGGTATGAAATGGCTTTTGATTGTAAACAATATATATTCCTTATTGCATCTAAGGGAGAAGAAATTGAAAGTATAGACAGGTATAGAGAATTTCTGAATGAATTAACGCAACACCATTTTGTAATAACAAATGAAAGGCTAGAACTGAAGGATAGAGATTTGTATTTATCTTCTTCTGTTAGTGAAGATTTTAGTCCGATCTTGTTTATTCTTCCATTTCAGATTCTAGCAGCCAGAAACTGTGAAGCAATCGGGTATGACACCTCTGTATATCCTCACAAAACGAGAAGCTTTTCTCATATAAGATAAGTTATTTTTAGTTTTAATGTTTATTTTCTACATCTAAAAGGAGGCAAAGCATGAGAAACATTTTAATTGCTACCCATAGCGGCTTAGCACAAGGTTTTTATGAATCGGTAAAATTCTTTAATAACGAGGCTGAGAATATCCATTATATTAACGCCTATGTTGAAAACAACGATTTTGAAGAAGAATTTCTAATAAAAGTTGAGGAATTATCAGGTTCTACCTTGTTTGTATTTACCGATATTCCGGGTGGAACAGTAAATAGGATTGCATCAAAATACATTTCTAAATACGGTTATAAGGTAATTAGTGGGATAAACTTAGCTATTATTTTAGAAATAGCACTAAGCACTGAAGAGCTCCCTGAAGAGAGCATTGAAAATATGATCGCTTCATCGAGAGAACAATTAATTTTTATGAATCCATTAATGGAAGGGTTAGAAAAGGAGGAAGTTAAAAATGATTAGTTTGCTAAGAGTAGATGACCGCCTGGTCCACGGGATGGTAGCAGTTTCCTGGACAAGTGCGCTAAAACCAGATTGTATATTGGTAGCGAATGATGCCGCAGCAAAAGATACATTTATGTCTATGACAATGAAAATGGCTAAACCAGCTGGGGTAAGTTTGATTATTAAAAGCATGGAAGAAGCTATAGAAATTCTTAATAGTGGAAAACACAGTAATAAAAAGTTTTTTATAGTAACTGAGAGCGTAGAAGATGCCTATAAAATTAGTGAGGAGGTCAAAGACCTTAAGAGCGTAAATATTGGTACCGCAGGAATTAAAAAAGAAGAGAAATTGACTGCCACATTGCCTCAAATAATGATGACAAAAGAAGATTTTGAATATGCAAGAAAGCTACATGAAAAAGGGATCGATGTTTTTGCACAGGTAACGCCTTCTTTGGAAAAAATGAATTACGCAGGAATTGCAAAGGCTTTTAATAATATCTAATTAAAAGGAGATGAAACTCAATGATTCAAGGAATTATCGTTGCATTAATCGCTGCAGTTATCTATATGGAAAGCCGAATCGGCGGACAGCATATGTTGGATAGACCGATCATTATAGGTCCATTAGTGGGCCTAGCTATGGGAGACTTCAATGCAGGTCTAATAATTGGGGGTCAATTAGAATTAGTCTGGATGGGACTTGTCGGAATTGGTACCTCTACTCCTCCTGACGTGGTTGTAGGATCTGCTTTAGCGACTGCACTAGCAATCCAAACAGGTGCGGATTATCAAACAACCTTAGCATTAGCGATTCCTATTGCTCTACTTGCTCAAATGGTAGCCATTGGAGTCGGAATACTAAATACTACATTTGCCCATTATGCAGATAAACAAATTGAAAAAGGAAACTGGAAAGGCATTGCAGTTGGAAACTGGACTGGCTCTTTAGTATATTTCTTATCTAAATTCTTGATGGTTTTCATTGGATTTATGGTGGGAGGAAATGCGATTACCGCTATTGTCAATAATATTCCCCAAGTCATTCAATCTGGATTAGGACAATCAGGTAACCTGCTTCCAGCTTTAGGGATTGCGATGTTAATG
Coding sequences:
- a CDS encoding ABC transporter permease subunit, which encodes MISKPIFKQSLQSNWKLWLIITIVASMIISGFIISYDAAGYASIAEAAEGTAFSNILSTLTSLLGSLENFYKLIAVILGIVYVVFTANNLVVNEVDSGSMAYTLSTPIKRSSVIFTKSLYLILSVVLMYTVISLAGLTASQLNYNNVTGYAINEDVEAAAKMLNHDEDY
- a CDS encoding Dps family protein, whose translation is MASQEVKDYLNTVVATQGQFYIRLHQFHWYVKGSHFFTLHEKFEELYDETTENLDKVAERLLAIGGEPYATLQEFIDHSVIEEKVEDKNLSQDEMVEAVVVDLEIITNSLQEGVELTEEHGDSPSNDMLIAMKEGVDKHIWMLKGYLGKPVDA
- a CDS encoding DUF305 domain-containing protein; translation: MNKYARFGLMILTSTVIMYFMMFVNVNEYDHVQISQTRIYMAVMMGAIMAIIMMGFMWKMYDNKKLNTVILVLSVVLAIGSFGFIQTQAGVDDTAWMKAMIPHHSTAILTSENANLSDPRVQQLSEEIIQAQEEEIAEMERLIKELEENNEE
- a CDS encoding SHOCT domain-containing protein, whose protein sequence is MLLTVKAIKEGFFILLLLIVIGLVLFLYFQRNQTNINSQRKIHDAIDILDERYARGEIDEEEYTQRKKILRGD
- a CDS encoding SHOCT domain-containing protein, which codes for MHRYWMNDFYDFMDPNSPMGGWGGWFIVYDLVKLLIIIAAIIIIVRLLTNSFHKTDQGKHNKAIDILKERYARGEIDEEEYREKMEKLNK
- a CDS encoding DUF302 domain-containing protein, encoding MNLVYEKSTNKTLEEALKALEENLKENNFGILWQLNFKDKLNEKNLEFQDDFVVLEVCNPEQAQEVLNKNIHIGYALPCKMVVRTEGEQTYIGMASPNVLIGLFDEPELKEVAQKVEVTLKKAIEASV
- a CDS encoding spr1629 family repressor/antitoxin; amino-acid sequence: MFYGKNLQVVRMLHGLSRKELGERLNVSEQSIWQFEKQMTEPSFENILQLGEILQVKTAFFFEKFRISKTFSENNVAYRKADVSSRKKTNSEVVYLNVVSEVIDYLESFLNVPPNTLITLRERVGEYLFGELTNEKIELISSVARDFLDIQPHNTNLLLALEKSGIHVLEKNVGGKADAYSAWSTKEVPVIVLGIKKSAVRRNFDLAHELGHLLLHPHIDFLTLEKNERQQTEREADYFASCFLLPSQMVSKDFKEIKKISNPESYIPLKSKYNVSIQALEMRAYKLGFLIPKQHSYFYRQISIKDYKVEEPLDREITLKRPGKIRSIFHLILSNQITNLGSIEEHFKMERRLIEEMFSIEPDFFIPYEKQEAFTSFNNVLRPKFGAI
- a CDS encoding GntR family transcriptional regulator, with the protein product MGKIPKYSQVVNYLLQKIDSGELKVGDQIETEEQLVEKFGFSRMTINKALNKLVEKKHITRISGKGSFVTSSHVVKSLEEQSSFTEDMKSIGLKPGSQLLSYKLINSNEIPEISQKMNIKEDTMLHFFVRLRTGNEIPIALNYSYVSAEVLPTLSLDALDSSFYEYLRSLNYTIIGSELEMEAVLPTIEQKSILQIEEGALLKSKAITKVLINGEEKILGYFETFYNGNIYTYKFKR
- the istA gene encoding IS21 family transposase, which produces MIRYRKILEMHFNGISQRTISTSLGNSRNTVSSIIKKAESLGLVDLSDTHTDQWLGGFLFPEKQAVEKGYFPPDWEDVHKELQKKNVTLKLLHLEYTDRARNGGKIPYAYRTFAEKYGHYAKKYKATMPIRRKPGEIMEVDWAGSTLVITDRAAGEKLEVYIFVATLPYSQYSYVEAFLDMKSSSWLTGHIHAFEHFEGVPESLVPDNLKTGVIKARGSEPIINEAYRELADHYRTVIVPSRVKRPKDKPSVEGTVGFVSRQIIAALRNYQCFDIHDLNKQILSKLDAINKESFQKRPGSRESVFNEEEKSYLLPLRPTRFKLSEWRIAIVQPNYHIQIERMYYSVPYEYIQSEVHVRLSKDLIEVYFNDTRIASHKRLMGMVGQYATLPEHMPDNHRLFLEHTPESSREWAEKIGSNMLEMVEFLLKNSSDKKALNQLMSLRSLTRKYAIEELELAAQNILVASSNPTVSVFKTILVRNKKRLKAEESDTLTSLKTNEAYGFVRGANYFGGKK
- the istB gene encoding IS21-like element helper ATPase IstB translates to MLNEETVRKLTEMRMSAMAESYSDQMTNTGYQDMAFEDRFNLLVDHEYSHRKSNTLQRLIKQAHFSEPLAAIEDIEYHPDRHLDKNLILELATGNYIQKNLNIVLMGASGNGKTWLSNAFGVQACRQHYKVKYVRLPEMMDEFIVAKNEADGSFRKLINKYKKIELLIIDEWLLTTLPQEHVYTLFEIIEARLKRTSTIFCSQTAPEGWYEKLGDALVADAILDRIVHDSYKILIDGEVSMRERHGLGAFR
- a CDS encoding SIS domain-containing protein; translation: MQYSLVSLIKEHPIKRIYLTGSGTSYHAALLMKMYFDKYTDFETSVSIPTFFSRYERMSKNYSEEETLLIAISQSGTSSSTINAIKKGNLWDIHTVALTEDMNSLITKEAKLSIHLNCGREEIPIETRGYTATVFTSLLWAIEIGKQVGNLSEEEYKDIQTHLEEDINKMNIAMEEIEEWYEKNKYELISMEKGAIAGYGYNYVTALEAYLKLYETFHRPLSAHELEELLHGYEMAFDCKQYIFLIASKGEEIESIDRYREFLNELTQHHFVITNERLELKDRDLYLSSSVSEDFSPILFILPFQILAARNCEAIGYDTSVYPHKTRSFSHIR
- a CDS encoding PTS sugar transporter subunit IIA, which translates into the protein MRNILIATHSGLAQGFYESVKFFNNEAENIHYINAYVENNDFEEEFLIKVEELSGSTLFVFTDIPGGTVNRIASKYISKYGYKVISGINLAIILEIALSTEELPEESIENMIASSREQLIFMNPLMEGLEKEEVKND